A region of the Leucobacter komagatae genome:
AGGGCAGCTCGTTCGAAGTTCGCGACGGCTTCGCGCGCGAAGACGGGACGCCGAACGCTGAGATGCCAGACATGCGCATGACGTTCGACTTCGCAGAGACCGCGCTCGGCTCGCGGCTCACGACGACCACCTACTTCAACTCGCTTGACGAGCTCGAGCAGCTCCGCGCAATGGGTATGGAAGAGGGCATGCGGCTCGCGATGGGCCAGATCGACGCGGTGGTGGAGGACCTCGCGGCCTTCGCGGTCGGCGCCGGGACCGAGCTGCAGCGCATTGGGGACGCGCAGGCGCGCACGAGTCGCATCGTCAGGGGTACCGTCGAGCAGGTATGGCGTGCCCATCACGACCCTGACCTGCTGCGCCGCTGGCAGCTCGGCCCCGACGGCTGGTCGATGCCCGTCTGCGAGGTCGCGACAGCCGTCGGCGAACGCCACCGCACCGAGTGGGCCTCGGACGACGGGGGGCAGCGGTTCGGCTTCACGGGAACGGTGCTCGAGATTGAGCCGCCTCGCCGCTCGGTCACGACCGAGGCGATGTTCACTCCCGAGGACCCAGAGGCGGCTCAGAGCCCCGTCACCACCAACGAGCTCACCCTGATTCCGGTCGAGGGTGGCACGCTCGTGTCGCTGCTCATCACGTACCCCGACACCGAGACCCGCGAGATGATCCTCTCGACGGGCATGGTCGACGGTATGGAGACGAGCTACACCCGACTCGACAGCGAGCTGCTGTCATCGGGTTCTCAGCGATAAAACCGCTACACGGGGTATTCTGAGCAATTGTGCTGACCGAGCTAGAAACCTTCTCCACGATCGCGCTGTACTCGGCAATGATCGTGTACGCGATTGCGTTCGTCTTCTACGTCGTAGACCTCGCGAACCGAAGCGGTGACGCAGAGGTTTCTGCGGGCTCTGCCTCCTCCGCTTCGGCCGCCAAGGCCGCTGGCGGCGGGGGCACGGCCACGCTCGTGAAGGCAGGTCAGAAGGGCGCGGCGGCGGCGCCTCGGTCTCGTTGGCTGCGCGCGGGGTTCGCGCTCACGGTGCTCGGCTTCGCGTTGCACCTCACCGCGACGGTGCTTCGCGGCATCGCCGCCCATCGCGTGCCGTGGGCAAACATGTACGAGTTCGCGCTCACCGCGACCGTCGCCGTCGTCGGCATCTTCCTCATCGTGCAGTTCTTCGTCGACCTTAGGTTCCTCGGAACGCTCGTGACGGGGCTCACCCTCGTGTTCCTCGGCGTCGCGAAGGTGAACTACTACGTTGCGATCGTGCCGCTCGTGCCCGCGCTCGATTCGTACTGGCTGGTGATCCACATCATCGTGGCGGTGCTCGCTGTCGGGTTCTTTACGCTGTCGTTCGGGCTCTCGATCTTGCAACTGCTGCAGGTGCGTCGTCAGACCCACCTAAAGGCCGGGCAGACGCAGTCGCTCGCCTTCATGGGCGGCTTCCCGAACCAGGTTCGCCTCGAAGACCTCGCGTACCGGCTCGCAATCATCGGCTTTGCGTTCTGGACATTCACGCTCATCGCCGGCTCGATCTGGGCCGAGGCGGCCTGGAGCCGCTACTGGGGCTGGGACGTCAAGGAAGTCTGGACATTCATCATCTGGGTGCTTTACGCGGGCTTCATCCACGCGCGCGCGACCCGCGGCTGGCGTGGCACCCGTTCGGCCTGGCTGAACATCGTGTCGTACGCCGCCGTGATCTTTAACTTCTCGATCGTGAACGTGTTCTTCAAGGGGCTGCACGCCTACTCGGGCCTGTAGACCCAGCCGCCCGGCCACAGCCCTAGACCCAGCTGCTCAGCCAGCAGCACTCAGCCATGCGATCTGCAGTGGGAATGCCGAATCCTGGGCAGGAGGGCATGTGTTCTGCAGATCACATGGCTTGCGGTCGAGGGTTGGGCCCAGCCCAGCCCCTACTTCCCGTTGACGACCGGGAACGTACCGGTCGGCGCCTCACCATCGTCGTAGACGTCGGTCGGTGAACCGATCACGTTGCCGTCGGGAGTGCCGACAACCTCGTGGTCCTTGCCCGGGTAGTCGAACTTCGACAGCACCCAGCGCATCGCCTCGAGGCGGGCGCGCTTCTTGTCGTTCGACTTCACGACCGTCCACGGGGCGTGGGGCGTGTCGGTGTAGAAGAACATCGCCTCCTTCGCGCGCGTGTAGTCGTCCCACTTGTCGAGGCTCGCGAGGTCGGTCGGCGACAGCTTCCACTGCTTCACCTTGTCTTGTGACCGCGAGGTGAAGCGGGCGCGCTGCTCGGCCTTGCCGACGGAGAACCAGAACTTGATGAGGTGGATGCCCGAGTTCACGAGTAGCTCCTCAAAATCGGGTGCCGAGCGCGTGAACTCGAGGTACTGCTGCGGGGTGCAATATCCCATGACCCGCTCAACGCCCGCCCGGTTGTACCACGAGCGGTCGAACATCACGAGCTCGCCCGCGGCGGGCAGGTGCGCGACGTAGCGCTGGAAGTACCACTGGGTCTGCTCGCGGTCGGTCGGGATCTCGAGGGCGACCACGCGCGCACCTCGCGGGTTCATGTGCTCGGTGAAGCGCTTGATCGCGCCACCCTTGCCCGCGGCGTCGCGGCCCTCGAAGACGATGACGATCTTCTCGCCCGACTCCTTCACCCACGCCTGCAGCTTGAGCAGCTCGATCTGCAGCTTGCGCTTCGTCTTCTCGTACTCCTTGCGGCCGAGCTTCTCGTCGTACGGGTAGCCCTGGCGCCACGGGGCATCGGGCGAGTCGTCGTCGATGTCTGACCCGAGGAGCTCACCGAGCTCGTCGATCTCAGGAGTGATGTCGATCTGGCCGGAAGCGGCCATCTCGAACGGTTGTGTCGGATTGGTGGGCTGTTCGCTCATCGCGCTCCTTGTCTGAGAGACCTGGCGCTTAAATCATCCCACGAAGCGCGAAATTGCCTGAGTCGCCTCGCGAAGTTTCTCTTGCGCGACCTCTCCGCCCTCCTCGGCGGCAGAGGCGACGCAGTGCCGGAGGTGGTCGTCGAGCAGCGAGAGCGCGACGCGCTCGAGCGCCTTCGTCGCGGCGGAGACCTGCGTGAGGATGTCGATGCAGTACTTGTCTTCCTCAACCATGCGGTGCACGCCGCGCACCTGGCCCTCGGCGCGCCGAAGCCGCTTGAGCAGGTCTTCCTTGTGCCCAATGTAGCCGTGCTCGTGCCCCTCAGGCGCGTGATCCTGCTGCTCACCCATACCGAGCACTTTACCCTGCCTGCGGGGCGGGCGGCTGCGGATCGGGCCCGCCGCGGCGCCCACCCCGCGAGGAGCGGATGAGCTGCACAGTGCCGCCCAAGACCAGGATGCCGACCGCGCCCCACACGGCGATGTACATGGGCCATTCACCGCTCGCGATGCGCTCGCCGATAAGGAGGGATGCGACGACGAGCAGAGCGGGCTCAAGGTAGCTCATGAGCCCGAAGATGCTGATGCTCAGAAAGCGCGAAGCGAGTAGGTAGCAGATGAGTGCGAAGCCGCTCCAGAGTGCGAACACGGGGCCGAGCCACACGAGCGTCGGGTTCTCGACGAGGGTGCGCCCGTTCGTGGCCTCTGCGATGACGAGCCAGAGCGCGACGGGGGCGAGTACAAGAAACTCCCAGAACATGCCGCCCAGGTGGTTGATGTTCAGCGCGCGGCGCAGCACGAAGTAGACGGGGTAGCCGAGCGCGACGAGCAGCGTCTCCCAAGACACCGAACCGACCCGGAAGATCTCCCACACGACGCCGACGGCCGCGACACCGGCCGCGAGCCAGTGCCACCAGAGCAGCCTGTCGCGGTACAGGAACTTGCCAACAATCACGAGGATGAGCGGGAGCAGGAAGTACCCGAGCGCGACCTGCAGGCCGCGGCCGTGGAGCGGTGCCCAGCTGAAGACCCACAGCTGAGCCGCGACGAGCAGGCCGCAGAACAGGATCGGAAGCAGCAGCAGGGGCTTCCGCCTGATCCTGTGCCAGATGTCGGCGACGAACTGGCGCTGCCTGAACACCGCCAGGGTGAGCAAGATTAGCGGGAGCGTGAAGAGATTCCGGATACCCCACAGAGACTCGGCCGACGCCGGCGCGAGCTTGGGCGTGATGAAGTAGATTCCGGCAAAGCACAGCGAGGATATGACCGAGACGATGAGCCCACGCTCGGTTGCAGAACGGCCCGGGGAAGCCCCGCCAGAAATCGACTCAGAGGTCGATTGCCCCAATGACTTCTCCGTAAGGGGTTTCGCCTACGGGCTTGAAGCCAATGTGCAGGAAGAACTCTTCGGGGCCCTCTTCGCCGCGCTCCCAGAGCACGGTCAAGCGGTCGACCTCGCGGCGCTTCGCCTCGTCGATGAGCGCGGTGACGGCGAACGTGCCAACGCCGCTGCCCTGCACGTCTGCTTCGACGTTGATGCGCCAGAGGGCCGCACGGAACTCCTCCTGCGGCGCATCGGGGTCGAAGTTGCCGTGAATGAACCCGACGACCTTGTCATCGAGCAGCACGACCCGCTGCCACGCGCTGTCGGCCGGGGTAACCGCGGCCGCTGCGGCGTAGGAGACGGGCGTGATGAACTGTTCCTGGCCGGGCTTCAGGCCAAGGGTGTTCACCGCAACGATGGTCGCTGCAGAGAGTTCTTCTAGTCGCAGTTCACTCATACCAACAGGCTACCCTGCGAACCGTTCTGCGCAACTGTGACTATTCATTTACCGCAACAGCTGCGCCGATTGCAGCCGCGGGCGACCCCTCGGGCAAGACGAGGAGGCGCTCGGGGAACCGCAGCGCCGCAATAAATTCGGAGGCCTCAGACCACTCGGCAAGCTGCGCGCGAATCCCGTCGAACAGGGGCGCGCCGAGGAGGCGCAGGCCGCCACCGACCACGAAAGCCCCCGGGTTCACCGTCAGGCCGAGCACGCGAATCGTCTGCGCCGCCCCGTCGATGAGAAAGTCGAGGGCCTGTTTGGCTTCCGCGTCGCCGGCCGCGACGGCGGCGACGAGGGTGCGGCCGGGGTGTTCGCCGCCCGCAGGCCAGTAGGTCTTGAGCGCCGAGCCGCTCGCGACGGTCTCGAGGCAGCCGCGCTGGCCGCAGGGGCAGGCGCGCCCGCGGGGGTCGATCGCGAGGTGCCCGATCTCGCCCGCGAAGCCGTCGGCGCCGCGAACGGGCACGCCGTCGACGGTGATGCCCGCGGCGAGGCCCGTGCCGAGGTTCAGGTACGCGACGGTGCCCTCGAGTCGCATGATCGATGCCGCGCCGATCGCGGCAGCCGTGACGTCGTTGTCGACGGAAACGGGCACGCCGACGAGCGCGGCGAGCTCGGGGCCGAGCGCGAGCGAGGAGAGGCCCATGTTGTACGCGTTCCGCACCGTGCCAGTGGCGCGGTCGACCTGGCCCGGGATCCCGATTCCGACGCCCGCAAACGAGGCGAGCGCGTGCCCCGACTCGCGTGCGAGGCGCGTGACGAGCTCGGCGGACGCGCTGAGCACCCCCTCGGGGCCCGGGACGGTTGGCACGAGCGCGCGGGCGACGATCTCGCCGGACGGATCGAGCGCGATGCCCTCGATCTTGGTGCCGCCAATGTCGAGGCCGATGCGCGGAGAGGGGGTCATGAAGCGGAACTTTCGAGGAGGTCAAGGAGCGCGGCGCCAACAAGCGCCGACGAGCCGTATGTGGAGAGACAAGCGTAGCGAGTCGTGGTGAACTCGGATGGCTGCGCCTCGACGGGCCAGCCCATCTCGACGGCGAGCACGGGGGTGCCCGCGGCGAGCAGGGCGTCGATGCGGGCGAGCACCGCAGGCGCCCGGTGCAGCTCGCGGCCGATGACGATGACGCCGGAGGTCGGGTAGGCGGCGCTCGGGTCGAACTCGGCGCGCGCGCTGAACGCGGCGGCCTGGGCCTCCTGCCCGGGGAACGGGAGGTGCGCTGCGGCGAATGGCCCCCAGGGGGCGAAGCCGACGGCCATGTTCGCCTCGGAGTCCACGCGCAACACGTGGGCGCCGGGGTTTGCGGCGAGCCAGGCTCGCGCGTCCGCGGTGCCCGCGAACGAATCGGCGATGCGGGCGATTTCGGCGGGCGTCACAGCGTCGCGGGGCGAACTGTCGCTGCCCGCGGCCTGAGCGCTCGCGGCGCTCAGCGCGCGCACCCGCTCGGCGGCGTCCGCGATGCGCTCGGCCGGGATCCTGCCGTCGGCGACCGCCCGCGCGACGTGCGAGACGATCTCGATGAGCTGTTCGTGCGTGGTATCGACGCCGACGCACAGCAGGTCGCAGCCCGCGGCGAGGGCGCGCACCGCGGCCTCGGGGATGCCGATCTCGCCGCTCGCGCCCTGCATGTCGAGCGCGTCCGAGACGATGACGCCCGCGAAGCCGAGCTGGTCGCGCAGCAGGTCGCGCAGGATCAGGGGGCTAAACGTCGCGGGAACGTCGGGGTCGAGCGCGGTGAGCACAATGTGCGAGGTCATGACCGAGCGGGCACCGGCGTCGAAGGCGGCGCCGAACGGCGGGAGGTCGCGGCTCGTGAGCAGCTCGCGGGAGGCTGCGACGGCCGGAAGCTCGTGGTGCGAATCCTGGCCCGTGTCGCCGTGGCCCGGGAAGTGTTTCGGGCAGGCGATCGCGCCCTCACCCTCGAGGCCGCGCACCCAGGCGGCCACGTGCCGCGAGGCGAGCTCGGCGGTGGGGCCGAAGCTGCGGGTGCCGATGACGGGGTTCAGCGGGTTGCTGTTCACGTCGGCGACCGGGCCGAGCGCGAGGTTAAAGCCGGCGCTGAAGATCTCGCGCGCGACGCGGCGGCCGATCTCCTCGGAGTACGCCTCGTCGTCGATGCGGCCCATCACCGCGGCGCCGGGGTACGGCGACCCGTCGAGGTAGCTCAGCCGGGTGACCTCGCCGCCCTCCTCATCGATCGCGAGGAGCGCGTGCGGGGCGAGGTCGCGAAGGGCGAGGCCGAGGGCGCGGAGCTGCTCGCGGTCGCGCACGTTGTTGCCGTAGACGCAGGCTGAGGTGAGCCCAGCGGCGAATGCCTTGGAGAGCCAGGCCGGCGGTTCGAACCCGACGAAGCCGGGCATGAGGGTGGCGAGGATGTCGCGTTCGAGCGCGCTCATCCCTTCACCGCCCCGCTCACGAGACCGCTCGTCATGCGGCCCTGCACGAACATGAAGAAGATGATGACGGGCACGGCGACGAGTGTCGACGCGGCCATGACCTGGCCCCAGTCGATCGAGGTGCTCGCCGACTGCTGTATGAAGCCGCGCAGCCAGAGCGGCAGCGTCTTGTTGTCGGCGTCGAGCAGCACGAGGGCGACGGTGAACTCGTTCCACGCCTGCAGGAAGGCGTAGATACCGCTCGCGACGAGGCCCGGGGCGAGCAGCGGGAACGTGATGCGCAGGAACGCCTGGGTGCGGCTCAGGCCGTCGACCATCGCCGCCTCTTCGAGGTCTGCGGGGATGCCGGCGACGAAGCCGCGGAGCATCCAGATCGTGAACGGCACGACCGCCGCGATGTAGATGATGCTCACGCCAACGATCGAGTTCAAGAGCCCGAGGCCGGCCATGAGCTTGTACTGCGCGATGAACATGCCCTCGGCGGGGAGCATCTGGATGAAGAGCACCGCGAGCACGAAGCTGCGGCGGCCTTTGAACCGGAAGCGGCTGATCGCGAGCGCCGCGAGGAACGCGAAGACGAGGCACACGACGACGACGATCGCCGCGATCGAGAGGCTGATGCCGAGCGCTTTGAAGAAGGAGCCGTCGGCGATGACAGCTTGGAAGTTCTTGAACGAGCCGCCAAACGGCAAGAGCGTCGGGGTCGTCTTCTCGAGGACGACGTTCGGCAGCATCGCCGAGTTCACCATCCAGTACACGGGGAACGCCCAGACCACGGCGAGGAGGATACCGACGACGTTGAGCACGACGCGCCACGGCTTCCCGGTGCGCAGGCGGCCGCGAGCGGTGACGATGTCGACCGGCGCGGTCATGGTGGTGGTGCGGTGCGATGCGCCCGCGAGGCTTGCCTGGCTCATGACTCGTCGTCCTCCTTGATGAGATTGCGGACGTAGGCCCAGCTCAGCGCGATCGTGAGCAGCAGCACGAAGATGGACATGGCGCTCGCCATCGCGAAGTCTGAAGACCCGACGCCGAGCTGGTAGATGTAGGTGCCGAGCACGTCGGTCTTGGACGCGATCGAGCCGCGATCCTGGAGCAGCTTGATCTGTGTGAAGACGCGCAGGTCCCAGATGATCTGCAGCAGCATGACGATGCCGAGGATCGGCTTGATGATCGGCACGATGATGAGGCGGAGGCGCTGCCACGGGCTCGCGCCATCCATCTGCGCCGCCTCGAGTACCTCGCCCGGTACCTGCGTGAGGCCGGCGTAGACGGAGAACGCGACGAAGGGCACGCTCATCCAGACGACGATGATGAGGGCGACGGCGAAGAAGCTCAGGGGCTCCTGCAGCCAGTTGTGGCCGTTGAAGGGGAGACCGAGGTTCGTGAGCAGCCAGTTGACGAGGCCGCGGCGCCAGTCGAAGATCCAGTTCCAGATCGTCATCGCCGCGACGACGGGCGTCGCCCAGGCGAGCAGGAGCGCGATCTGCAGGGTGAGGCGAACGCCCTTCGACGTCGCCTGCATGAGGAGCGCCAGGCCGATACCGACGACCATTGTGACGGCAGCGGCCGCGAGGCAGAAGAGCACCGAGCGCAGCACGACGAACCACGTCGTCGGGTTGCTGAAGAGCGTCACGTAGTTCTCGAACCACACCCACTCGGGCGCGGCGCCGAACTGCTGCGCGAGCCCGAACTTCTGCATCGAGGTGATGAGCTGCCAGATGACCGGGTACGCCATCGCGACGAGCACGATGATCGTCGCGGGCAGCAGCAGCATGTACGGCGCGAAGCGGCGGCGCGGTTTCCTGCGGCCCGTGGACTCGCGCTCTGGCGCTGCCGTGCCGCCGAGGGGCGCTGTGCCTGCCGGCGGAGCTGTGTCGACGCTCATCGCGACTCTCCTTGAAACGGTGTGGGGTGTGAAACGTTGTGGGTGTGAAAAGGGGGCCCGCAGCTCGCGCGTGCGGGCCCCCGAGTCCGACGCTACTTCTGGTTGAGAAGCGCGTCGAGCTCCGCGTTCGTATCCTGCGCGAGCTGCTTCAGGTCAGCCGCGTCGCGGATCTTGGAGAAGAACTCCTCCATAATGTTCTTCGACTCGATCGCCGCCCAGCCCGGCGCTGCAGGGGTGAGCTTCGAGTTCGAGGCCGACTCAATGAGTGCCTTCGCGAACTGGTCGTCGCCGAGCGAGTTCGCGTACTTCGAGTTGGCCGGGCCGAGGCCCTTCTCGCCGAGCATCGTCTGGTACTCCTCGGAGTAGATGATGCGCATGAGCTCCTTGGCGAGCTCGGGGTTCTGCGTCTTCGCCGAAATGCCGATGTTCGAGCCGCCAGCGAAGACGGGAGCGGGCTTGCCGTCGTTGCCCGGGAGTACGAGCGTCGCGAAGGTGTCGTCGTTCCACTCGCGTGCGGGCTCGCCCTCGTCGTTGGTGACGAGGTCGCCGATCGACCAGTGCGCCCAGCCCGGCGCCATGATGGTGGCGGCGGCGAGCGAGAGATCTTCGGTCACGTTGCCGTCTTCATCCTTCACCTGGTCGGAGTCATTGAGGTACTGGTACTGGTTCGCGTCCTTCATATCGTTCGGGGCGTTCGATGCGTTCTTGTACAGGTCCTGCAGCTGCTCGAGGCCCTTGAGCGACTCGGGCGAATCGAGGGTCGCAACCCACTTGCCGTCCTTGTACTCGGCGATTTCGCCGCCGTTCGCGAAGATCCACGAGATGCCGTCGCGCCAGTCCTGGCCGCCGAGGAAGAAGCCCGAGAACTTGTCGATGCCCTTCGGGTTCGCCTTCGTGATCGCCTTGACCGACTCGTTGAACTCGTCGAGCGAGGCTGGGTTCAGGTTCTGGCCAGCGGCCTCCCACACGTCCTTGCGCAGGAACGTGTAGCGCGACCCGAAGTAGTACGGGAGGGTGTAGTTCTTGCCCTCAACCGCGCCGACCTCGACGAACGAGGGGAGCAGGTCGTCGCCGCCGAGCTCTTCGTACATGTCGCTGATGTCGAGGAACGCGCCCGCGTTCGTGAACGCCGGCGACTGGGTGTTGCCGATCTCGGTCACGTCGGGGGTGTTCTTCGCATCGGGGAGCTTCGTGGTGAGGTTCGTGATGATGTCGCCCCAGCCCTGCTCCTGGATCTTGAGCTTCGCGCCGGTCTTCTCAGTGAACTCGGCCGCGAGGTACTCACGAAGCTCGGGCGGGGTGTCGCCGCCAATAACCCACATGGTGAGGGTCTTGTCGCTGTTGTTGCCGCTGTCGCCACCCGACGCAGCCGGGCTGCACCCGGCAAGGACGAGAGTCGAAGCCACAGCCGCTGCTGCGAGGCCTACGAGCTTTCTCTTCATGGTTGTCTTCCTTTCGGTGTGCGACTCGGCGGAGGCCGAGGCGCGGGGTCGTGTCTTCTTCGATACGTGTTGAGAAATGTAAGAGTGGGTCTGAAGCGCGCTTCGTTAGCTCACGCCGAGGCGCTCGCGGAGCACGATGGCGGCCGCGCCGCGCAGGATCAGGTCGTCGCCCTGGCTCGTCGGGCGGAACACGAGGGTGTCGTGCGAATCGGGCATCGTGCGTCGGGTGAGAATCTCGAAGGCGGCCTCGGTGAGTGTGCCGTCGACGAGTTCGGGCGGGCCGGCGAGGACGATCTCGGCGAGGTTGAGCATGCCGATGATCGGGGCGAGGGTGATGCCGAGTCGGTTGCCCGCCTCGCGCAGCACAGCCTCGCGGCCCGCGGGGCCCGCCTCGTCGAGCGCGCGGGTGAGCGTGGGCACGGAGAGCCAGTGCTCAAGCACCTGCTCGCGGGCGTAGGGGGCGTCGATGCCGAGGTCGGTGCCGACCATGACCTGTCCGATCTCACCGGAGGCGAACTTGCTGCCGGGCACGCTGCGACCGCCGAGGATGATGCCCGCGCCGACGCCGTAGCCGATGCGCACGAGCGCGAAGTCCTCGCTCGTGTCGCCGAAGCTGTACTCGGCGAGGGCGGCGACGTTCGCGTCGTTCCCGATCGAGGTCGGGAGGCCGGTGCGCGCCGTGAGAATGCGCTTCAGCGGGAGGCCTTCCCAGCCGAGGTTCGGGGCGACGCGCACGACACCCTCGTCGTCGACAACACCGGGGGTGCCGACGCCGAGGCCGAGGAGCGGGATCTCGCTCGCATCGCGGAGCGCGACGGCGAGCTCTGAGACGAGGTCGCACGCGGCGTCACCGGTTACGGCGTTACCTGCGTCGTCGAGGCGCGGCGCCTCGGCGCGTGCGAGCGTGCGGCCGGCAAGGTCGACGACGGCGCCGCGGAGCAGCTTCTCGTCGGAGAGGTCAAGCGCGACGATCGCGTGGGCCGAGCGCGCGAGATCGACGAGGATCGCGGGCTTGCCCGGGCGGTTTGACTCGCGCTGGCCGAGCTCTTCGATGATGCCCTCGCCGATGAGCTCGGCGACGATGCCCGAGACGGTCACCTTGGTGAGCTGCGTGGCGCGCGCGATGTCGGCGCGGCTGAGCGGGCCCGAGATGTACATGGTCTGAAGCACGAGCGTGCGGTTGTGGAGCTTGGTATCGCCCGGCGTTGCCTTCGCCGCGACCCTCAGGTCGCGGGCGCGGCGCGGGTTGATTGCCCATGCGGTAGCGTCCGCGGGACGCGTCGTTACGTGCTTCATAATGGTTAGTAAAGCTAATGAACTAAATAAACGCAAGTCGAACGGCAAACTTTTTTCGCCCTCACAATCGAGGCGGCCGCGAGACCCGGTCGTTTTGTTCGGGTGAACAGGAAGTAACGCCACGGCCGGCCGGCCCGGCCGGTATAGAC
Encoded here:
- a CDS encoding ROK family transcriptional regulator, which codes for MKHVTTRPADATAWAINPRRARDLRVAAKATPGDTKLHNRTLVLQTMYISGPLSRADIARATQLTKVTVSGIVAELIGEGIIEELGQRESNRPGKPAILVDLARSAHAIVALDLSDEKLLRGAVVDLAGRTLARAEAPRLDDAGNAVTGDAACDLVSELAVALRDASEIPLLGLGVGTPGVVDDEGVVRVAPNLGWEGLPLKRILTARTGLPTSIGNDANVAALAEYSFGDTSEDFALVRIGYGVGAGIILGGRSVPGSKFASGEIGQVMVGTDLGIDAPYAREQVLEHWLSVPTLTRALDEAGPAGREAVLREAGNRLGITLAPIIGMLNLAEIVLAGPPELVDGTLTEAAFEILTRRTMPDSHDTLVFRPTSQGDDLILRGAAAIVLRERLGVS